The Penaeus vannamei isolate JL-2024 chromosome 39, ASM4276789v1, whole genome shotgun sequence genome window below encodes:
- the LOC113829455 gene encoding uncharacterized protein isoform X1 — MRGLWLCCLEPVSLPHCIRMFRVSLVLAALVAVAVAQRQLIRPDPVACKNRIKHAATFREGHYYFFSWNHGPTRQHERDWLDARNICRKHCQDLVSLESEAEAQFVYQAMTTGQVKYIWTSGRKCNFDGCDRPDLKPTLVNGWFWSGSSARIPATNGTFGWVGDWSNTGGSGQRQPDNREFSETGTDEACIAILNNFYNDGVKWHDVACHHVKPWVCEDSDELLRFARHTYPEHNIP; from the exons ATGCGGGGACTTTGGCTGTGCTGCCTGGAACCGGTATCCCTCCCTCACTGCATAAG AATGTTTCGAGTAAGTTTGGTGTTGGCAGCGCTGGTGGCAGTTGCTGTAGCCCAGCGGCAGCTCATCCGACCTGACCCAGTTGCCTGCAAGAACCGCATCAAGCACGCCGCCACCTTCAGGGAGGGccactactacttcttctcctGGAACCACGGCCCCACCAGGCAGCACGAGAGGGACTGGCTCGATGCCAGGAACATCTGCAG GAAGCATTGCCAGGACCTGGTGAGCCTCGAGAGCGAGGCTGAGGCACAGTTCGTGTACCAGGCCATGACCACCGGCCAAGTCAAGTACATCTGGACCTCCGGCCGCAAGTGCAACTTTGACGGCTGCGACAGGCCCGACCTGAAGCCCACGCTCGTCAACGGCTGGTTCTGGTCCGGCTCGTCCGCCCGTATCCCCGCCACCAACGGCACCTTCGGCTGGGTCGGCGACTGGTCCAACACCGGCGGCTCCGGCCAGAGGCAGCCCGACAACCGCGAGTTCTCCGAGACCGGCACCGACGAGGCCTGCATCGCCATTCTCAACAACTTCTACAACGATGGCGTCAAATGGCACGACGTTGCCTGCCACCACGTCAAGCCCTGGGTGTGCGAGGACTCCGATGAGCTCCTGCGATTTGCTCGCCACACCTACCCCGAGCACAACATCCCTTAA
- the LOC113829455 gene encoding L-selectin isoform X2, with product MFRVSLVLAALVAVAVAQRQLIRPDPVACKNRIKHAATFREGHYYFFSWNHGPTRQHERDWLDARNICRKHCQDLVSLESEAEAQFVYQAMTTGQVKYIWTSGRKCNFDGCDRPDLKPTLVNGWFWSGSSARIPATNGTFGWVGDWSNTGGSGQRQPDNREFSETGTDEACIAILNNFYNDGVKWHDVACHHVKPWVCEDSDELLRFARHTYPEHNIP from the exons ATGTTTCGAGTAAGTTTGGTGTTGGCAGCGCTGGTGGCAGTTGCTGTAGCCCAGCGGCAGCTCATCCGACCTGACCCAGTTGCCTGCAAGAACCGCATCAAGCACGCCGCCACCTTCAGGGAGGGccactactacttcttctcctGGAACCACGGCCCCACCAGGCAGCACGAGAGGGACTGGCTCGATGCCAGGAACATCTGCAG GAAGCATTGCCAGGACCTGGTGAGCCTCGAGAGCGAGGCTGAGGCACAGTTCGTGTACCAGGCCATGACCACCGGCCAAGTCAAGTACATCTGGACCTCCGGCCGCAAGTGCAACTTTGACGGCTGCGACAGGCCCGACCTGAAGCCCACGCTCGTCAACGGCTGGTTCTGGTCCGGCTCGTCCGCCCGTATCCCCGCCACCAACGGCACCTTCGGCTGGGTCGGCGACTGGTCCAACACCGGCGGCTCCGGCCAGAGGCAGCCCGACAACCGCGAGTTCTCCGAGACCGGCACCGACGAGGCCTGCATCGCCATTCTCAACAACTTCTACAACGATGGCGTCAAATGGCACGACGTTGCCTGCCACCACGTCAAGCCCTGGGTGTGCGAGGACTCCGATGAGCTCCTGCGATTTGCTCGCCACACCTACCCCGAGCACAACATCCCTTAA
- the LOC113829479 gene encoding dipeptidase 1: MRVPNVIYLFIMTWAASHARQEGKSLEKRLEHARALLQEVPLVDGHNDLVVNIREVLRNRVEDFPFEKNLTEIEPWASMEFSQTDLPRLRAGQVGGQFWSAWAPCDSQYKNAVTQTFEQIDALKRLFEKYHEDLLFVTTANGIEEAHALGKIASLLGVEGGHSMDSSLAVLRAFYREGVRYMTLTHSCSNPWADSSVVEEQTDNKELEFDGLTTWGELVVKEMNRLGMLVDISHVASRTMHDVLDIARAPVIFSHSDVRALCNITRNIPDDVLARLPENGGVALVNFYNYFLSCSYDSTIEDIVDNINHIRDVAGIDHVGIGSDFDGINSVPEGLEDVSKYPYLFAELLSDPRWTDADLKKLAGLNVIRVLREAERVRDELAGEVPWDQFIPPEDIEGHLACSNPWP; encoded by the exons ATGCGGGTGCCAAATGTAATATACCTATTCATAATGACCTGGGCTGCTTCCCACGCCAGACAAGAGGGCAAATCATTAGAAAAAAGACTTGAACACGCCAGAGCTCTCCTTCAGGAAGTTCCTCTGGTAGATGG ACACAACGACTTGGTGGTGAATATCCGGGAGGTCTTGAGGAACCGGGTTGAGGATTTCCCCTTCGAGAAAAACCTGACGGAGATTGAGCCCTGGGCGTCAATGGAGTTCTCGCAGACTGACTTGCCGAGGCTTAGAGCAGGTCAGGTCGGAGGGCAG TTCTGGAGTGCGTGGGCACCGTGTGACTCTCAGTACAAGAACGCGGTCACTCAGACGTTCGAACAGATAGACGCGCTGAAGAGACTCTTCGAGAAGTATCACGAGGATCTTCTGTTTGTTACAACAGCAAATG GCATCGAAGAGGCCCATGCCCTTGGGAAGATCGCCTCCCTGCTGGGCGTGGAGGGCGGCCACAGCATGGACTCGTCCCTGGCGGTGCTCCGGGCCTTCTACAGGGAGGGCGTCCGGTACATGACCCTCACCCACAGCTGCAGCAATCCGTG gGCAGACAGTTCTGTCGTCgaggaacaaacagacaacaaggAGCTTGAGTTCGATGGTCTCACAACCTGGGGAGAG CTCGTCGTCAAGGAGATGAACCGCTTAGGGATGCTCGTCGACATATCCCACGTGGCGTCGCGGACCATGCACGACGTCCTGGATATCGCCCGCGCCCCCGTCATCTTCTCCCACAGCGACGTCCGCGCCCTCTGCAACATCACCAGGAACATCCCGGACGACGTGCTCGCGAGGCTG CCAGAAAATGGCGGCGTCGCACTAGTCAATTTCTACAATTACTTCCTCTCCTGCTCGTACGACTCGACCATCGAGGACATCGTAG ACAACATCAACCACATTCGAGACGTCGCGGGAATAGACCATGTTGGCATCGGGAGCGATTTCGATGGCATCAATTC TGTTCCTGAAGGCCTGGAGGACGTGAGTAAATACCCCTATTTATTCGCCGAGTTGCTGTCGGATCCGCGCTGGACCGACGCGGACCTCAAGAAGCTGGCGGGTCTCAACGTCATCCGGGTCCTGCGGGAGGccgagagg GTGCGCGACGAGCTGGCAGGCGAAGTTCCTTGGGATCAGTTCATCCCTCCCGAGGACATCGAAGGACACCTCGCCTGCTCCAATCCCTGGCCTTAG